The Penaeus chinensis breed Huanghai No. 1 chromosome 6, ASM1920278v2, whole genome shotgun sequence genomic interval CTTCGTGGAAATGTCTGGTGGTTTTGTGAACAAGATGGGAATACTCATAAAGTCGATTTTAAGGTAGGTTGATTAGCACTGACTGATCTTCCATTCATCATATTTAGACTTAAATTGTATAACGAGTAGGtgatatattatactttatacaaAAATACTTGCCACTGCAATAGGATATCCCATAGAaggatattattatcagtaataggaTAATTTGAGCTAGTCATACAAAAGTATTCGGTACGAACTTGCACAAGGTCTTCACCAAAGACCATGTGAGATACCGTCTATGAATTTCAGAGGCTTAACGAGGGAACAAGCTCGACAGAGGAGATTCAACGTATGTGTGAGAAAGGATTTCCTGACGGGGCTACCTGGAAGTTCAGAATGATTCCTCGGGGGAAGGAAGCTCCCCGTGACATGCCAGAAGTCAAGGACTTTCCTTATCAGTACAATATTATTATGACGAGCCACCATGCAGTAAGTGACGGCTTGAGTGCCTCGTTAATGGCGAAGCAAATGGTGGAATTATTGAATGATGTAATCCTCGGTCGCCATATTAATGATGAGGCAACTAGTCAATTTGTTCAGAGAGAGGAGCTCTGGGAAATCGAGTCAAGAATAATTAAGAAATTAGAAGATGATCCTCAGCGTCACGATTATGTCAAACAGACTATGCCTCTGTCAACTCCTTTGTTACTACAAGCATTTCCACGGCCTTCAGTGGATGAAGTCACAACCAGACACCTTTCACGCATCATTGACGGTGATGTTACACAGAAATTCGAAAAGCAGTGCAAATCACATGGGGTCACCATCCACAGTGCTTTCAGTGCTGTGATCAATACTGCTATTGTCAGCCTGATGCAGAAGTCTGGAATATCCCAACAGTCATACCAGATCGCAGGTAATCATATTGTAAGTATGTTACGGTATTTAAAACGAACGCCTCGCGATGCAATGGGTGGCTATGCTGTGCTGCGTTCCCACATTTCAAGACTGACTAACGACCAAGCCAATCATTTCTGGGAATATGCCCAAGAACTCAACGGAGACCTGAGAGAGGGCCTGACCTCGGAACTCCCTCTGGAGCAGAAGATGGCTCGCCTCGGGGCCCAGCCCGACCTGGGGAGGAGTGGGCCCAGAAGCCACCCGCGGTTGTGCACGACTACGGGATCACCAACATCGGTCGCTTCCCGATGCCCGAACGACGTTTAGACGACCAGGTCCTGGTGACGGACGTTGCCTCTGTCGCCATGGTGCATAAGTACATCCACATGCTCCTCTTTCTCGTTCACACGTTCAGGGGTCGTTGCAGCTTTTCCTTGAGCTATGCAACGGATTACATTGCAGACGACACAGCCATCTCTTGGCAGATGAAGTGATATCAGTCTATCGGAAAGTGAGTGAGGTGAACGGAATGTAAAATTAAGAAATGAAAAGGCTGAATCTTACTGAGAGCACTGATCAACTTAGTTCGTACCTAAAACGATGCGAACATCGATAATAACAATTTATCATAGTTGGTCCTTGTTGTTTTATTGCTGGTGATACTGTGATCAGGTAATTGTGATGTTAACGTAATGGACATCCTAAATCCAGACCAGTGACAGATAATAGAAATTGCTACTTACTGAATGCTGCAATGTCATTGGTATTGTCACTATCGTTCTATCATACTCGTAATAATGGTACGGTAAATGAAATGATCGATATCATTATAAAACCGAAATTGATCGTAATCAATAATATTTCTGATTATGATAATCGCGAAAACCTGTATCATTTTGAGATGTCGGAACAGTTATATTTTCTAATGAATAAAGCTATAATTTTTCCTTAACTTGTTTTCATTATCCTGCGATTACCTGCGATCTGGTATGACTGTTGGGATATTCCAGACTTCTGCATGAACGATTAATAGTATgttttatatacttgtatttaaAGGCTTTTATGTACATCAGCTTATTTCTAGAATGGTAATTTTTCATTTATGAATTTTTTTGGGCAGGAGACAAGTTAgtaaaaaagtatatttattatttctttacagtCTTCCTGGCCACGATGTCGCCATTtagattattgattattgttaattattaaattattaattatacaaTATTTGTTCATTAACATGTTTCTcttacaacaataacattattaataataataatggttagtagaataattatcatcgatattattaccatcacatcaacacaacaaacacaaacacatgcctccgggctagtacaggggtaccgtgtcggcctttcatcgaGAAGTCGAAcgaaaagttgcaattgtcgcctggaggttactgctgcgactgagcaccacggcgggtaaggactaagctcagccgagtcagcaccagatgacacacgttagcgagtcggcattagtcgacacaggccgggctcccctcccctaatagcccgggcgaggctcagcttcgcatatcggccTTGTCCTTACACAAACGCAATAATATTTTCCCTCAAATGAATGTCAGTAAACGGATACATCGTTAATAggagtgataataaggataataatcttgataataataaaaacgaaaatgataatgatataaataaggataataatgataacaatattactacttataatgataataatgatgatagtagtattaataataacaatgataatgataataatctcataattatagtaataataataataattaataatggtaataatgataataataatagtaataataataataataataataatgatactagtactactaatagtaataatagtaatactaatgataatgataataatagtaataataataataataacaataatagtaataacaataaaaatgccaatgataatgatgatgatgatgatgatgatgatgatgatgatgatgatgatgatgatgatgatgatgatgatgatgatgatgatgataataataataataataataaaaataaagataataataataataataatgataaaaacaataacaattataataacaataacaacaacaacaataataataatattaccatcatcacaaacaccaccaacaacaaaaacaacacacacaaacacagcaatcCATTTCCCAGcaatgagtgtgggtgtgtcagTGCGGCCGAGGGAAACGCGCCTCGAGTAGCCCGAGTGCGTTCAGTGTGTCACAGCCTCTCAGGGAATGAggttgtgtctgtgtttctctcgtGGTTACTTTCTGTTACTGAAtttgatttgtgttttatttgtgggtgtggagttttttttttttttttttgtaattagtttttcgttttcttgtttatttttttgtttgtttgtttattatgggttcggttttgtgtttgtgtcggtttgttgtgtttgtacgtttttgtttttgtttatcttttttgtcatatttttcaGGGATATTCTGTCTGAACTTAAAGCAGCTTTCAGTGCCCTGTTTGtattatagtgttttttttatattgtttgttattgttttatatttgtatttgttattatcattacagttcttattgttattattatcattattcatattattgacttaggtaatattatcattgttgttgttgatggtgttatgaagtcactattatcactgtgattattattatacaaaaaattgtcactataattattgttgttattgttgttatcatcatcattatcactattattatcattatatttattattattattatcattatcattatcattatcatcattatcattatctttatcgttattattattattattatcattatcattatcgttatcattattattatcattatatttatctttattatcatcgttatcattatcaccatcaccatcatcatcaccatcatcatcatcatcatcatcatcatcatcatcatcatcatcattatcatcatcatcatctatattactTTCATTGTAATTAAAGTcataattgctattgtttttatttatattattgttagtgaaTTAACgtttccattactattaccattgttattattattatgattattattgatattagcagcagtagtagtactattattattattaatattattattaattctactgctatcatcattataattatcattttcacataTAATGCTAGACTCGTATTAGCATTGTTGCAAGCGTAATTGCAGAGCTTCGTatccctatttatttttttagaatctctttttttctttctccctctctttctctctttctttctttctttctttcttcgtttctttctttctctctctctctctctctctctctctctctctctctatatatatatatatatatatatatatatatatgcatatatattactatctctctctctctctctctctctctctctctctctctctctatatatatatatatatatatatatatgtatatacatatatataaatgtacatatatattactctctctctctctctctctctctctctctctctctctctctctctctctctctctctctctctctctctctctctctctctctatttctaagtCTTCCACGGGTCTTACCAGGTCGTTTTCCACTCACTCATGTGACGTGACTCGAGGCCATCAAAGTGGACAATGAACTTACTGGAATGGAAGACCAAGTGGACGTCTAGTGGAAGTTGcctgctccacctcctcgtcctcctgtcACTCCTTCAGGAACGTATGTATCTCATTTATTGACCGGTTGACTTTGTGCAtgggtagggtgtgtgtgtgtgtgtgtgcgtgtgtgtgtgtgtgtgtgtgtgtgtgtgtgtgtgtgtgtgtgtgtgtgtgtctttgtgtgtctttgtgtgtgtgtgtgtgtctttgtgtgtgtgtgtgtgtgtgtgtgtgtgtgtgtgtgtgtgtgtgtgtgtgtctttgtgtgtgtctgtgtgtctttgtgtgtgagtgtgtgtgtgtgtgtgtgtgtgtgtgtgtgtgtgtgtgtgtgtgtgtgtgtagaaaagggtatgaatgagaattaattgcTTAAcagcacaagagatgtatttcactgGTCTAAACTATATGCTTATCAGAAATACATCTAAATGCgatagaaaaacccataatgcacaaactagatttattaaaaacgagaccacagtttcgaaatcctcctggattcccggaggattttgaaactgttgtcttgttttaaataaatctagtttgtgcactgaaggtttttctaccatagtatcaacacggcagaGTGTTTAACcattcacatgtgtatgtgtgtgtgtgtgtgtgtgcgagagcgtCCGTGCACCTACACCTGCATATGAGAAAGGCTGAGAATGTGAACGAGGTGATAATTCAAACTTCTCTATCGTATAAGAAACAGTGACGCCGAAGACACATTTATCACTGAACATAACTTCataaaatcttttcttttcttcgttataAGCAGTCGACCGTGATAGATTGTTCACCAACGAGTAGGCGCAGTTTCTCGTAAGCaagcgcgggtgtgtgtgtgtgtgtgcgcgcgtgtgtgtgtgtgtttgtatgtaagtgtgtttgtgtgtatgtgtgtatacatacatgtatagatatatgtagatatatatatatatgtaattatatatataacatatagataggtatatagatatgtgcgtttgtgtagatatgatttatagataaataaatatatatagatataagcatacatgtgtatagatatagatagatatagataaaagcaTACAtgtttgtagatatagatatagacatatgagTAATTTGAAGGCAGGTAAAACGAAGGAAGTTTTTACTTTCTACTATTATCGATAAGAACAGTGTATAGCAAATAGCTATTTTGCAGTCTCATGAACATATTGCCCATGAGTTACATGAGATGATTCAACCAAAAGGTATTATCATCCTCCCATAAGCTATGTTGGCGTATatttcattttcacacacacacacacacacacacacacacacacacatatatatatatatatatatatatatatatatgtatacatatatatatgtgtgtgtgagcgtttttgtgttgaaacacacacacacacatacacacacgtgtgtgtgtgtgtgtgtgtgtgtgtgtgggtgtatatttatgtgtgtgtgtgtgtgtgtatgtatctatgtatatatgtatatatacactcacagtgatttcaaaattctgtccacatctactaacagactcgacctcctaatctgtgaatctttgtttattcataagatgaagccACAGCTAAACAacacagctatttacggtgtaatcctgtgaccgtaattacctgtttagttgtttatgatGTTGTTATTCTCTTGTATAGATGTCCTTGTTGtatatgtttctctttgtttcgtttattttaagatttttataattgaactgttttttttctgccttgtctggctctaatgaattcattttgttttgttcgttctttgtagcgctgaagatgaagacggtcgCCTTTGAAACGTTTGCCAAATAAAGATGTctatcacagccttggttatcattttcatcttatatatatatatttatatatatatatatgtatatgtatatatataaatatatgtgtatgcatatatatacatatatatgaatatataaatgtaaatatgtatatacatatacatatatatatatatatatatatatatatatatatatatatatacatatatatttacatgtatatacaaatatatataaatatatatgtatgtatatacatatatatatatgcatgtatgtatatgtatatatatgtatatgtatatatatatatgtgtgtgtgtgtgtgtacatacatctattcACATTTGCTTCCTATAAAAGATTACTCCATTGCATCCACCCAAGTCAGTAATTGAAGCTAACCCGAGGACTAAACATTATGAATTGCCAGTACTAAGATATTCTTTCGTAGCAGTAATTTGCCAGAAGCCAGCAAGTCGCTGTCAGAAATTAAGTGAAAGACATTAGTCATTAATATAAAGAGCTAACTGGTGTAATAGAAacggaaatagatagaaaatgtcGACACTGACGATAACGataaataaatctgaaaaaaatagataaagaaatatgtgtatacgtgtgtgtgtatatatgtgtgtatatatatatatatatacacacacgtgtgtgtgtatatatgtgtatatatatatatatatatacacacacatgtgtgtgtgtgtgataatgtgataactaataatgatggCAAGGGTAATATCttttatgattatatgaataatatacatacagtagatcaaataatttaaaatttctctctccttttcctctctctctctctctctctctccctcacacacacacacacacacacacacacacacacacacacacatatatacacacacacacacacacatcacacacacacaacacacacacacacacacacatacacacacacacacatacacacatacacacacacacacacacacacacacacacacacacatacacacacacacacatacacacacacacacacacacacacacacacacacacacacacacacacacacacacatacacacacacacacacacgcacgcgcgcgcgcgcgcgtgtgtgtgtgtgtgtgtgcgagagagagagagagagagagatagatagatagataggagagagagagagagatggagagtttgtgtgtgtgtgtgtgtgagaagggatggaaggagataaagagtttgtatgtgtgtgagagagagagagagagggagagagatagagagagagagagagcgagagagatatagagagtttgtgtgtgtgtgtgtgggagagagagagcgggagagagagagatagagatagagagagagagagagagagagagagagagaggggggggggagtttgtgtgtgtgtgtgtgagagagagagagagagagagagagagagagagagagagagagagagagagagagagagagagagagtttgtgtgtgtgtgtgtgagagagagagagagagagagggggggggagagagagagagagagagagcgagagagatatagagagtttgtgtgagagagagaaagagagtgagagagagagagagagagagaaaggaagagagtgagagagagaaagaaagagagtgagaaagagagagaaagagagagagagagagagagagagtgtgtgtgtgtgtgtgtgtgtgtgtgtgtgtgtgtgtgtgagagagagagagagaaagagagagtgtttatgtgtgtatgtgcatgtatccatgtgcgtgtgtctatgcgcTGTGTTCACTTTCAACACAGCAAACCAATACCTTGACAAGCGTCTCCTTTCAACATCCGTTCTTCCGTGCCAGAGGAGGGAGGAACAAGGGGTTAAACTATCTGTctcgttattttcgttttctttgcacAGTTGCATGATTGTCTTCTTCGTCAGTGTCAACAAGGCCTCTAAATTGGCAaattacgtgttttttttatgcCTTCGAAGCAATCACTCgcgtctcttctgtctgtctgtcagtctgtctgtaaaGCTTGTTTGCGTTTCATTGtcaattcgtttttcttttcgtgtgtTCTCCGTgtggatataaaataaatattgattgtgtatatataggttcATTGATAAATGAGACGGCGGCTTTCAAAACTGCTGTCTCATCATTTAAtacatttcttttaaatatatttttttttacgtcacgCACTCCTAGACATGCAGAGGTAAAATATGTTTTATTCTACGTAGTTTGCTTAGTAACAAATACACTTTTATAGAttgattcacacacatatacacacacgcacacatacatgtatatatgtatatgtgtatgtataaatatgtttgtgtgtgtgtgtatatatatgtgtgtgtgtgtgtgtgtgtgtgtgtgtgtgtgtgtgtgtgtgtgtgtgtgtgtgtttgtgtgtgtgtccatttccaAACATAGCTATGAATGTAGTTACAGTATCAATACAGCCAATCCATATTCCCAAATCTATAGAAACAGAGAATAAATAACAACTTGATCATTATATATgaattacgtttttttctttcttcttcttcttcttcttcttcttcttcttccttttttctccgctaatgtgtgtgtacaaatatatcgtACGAGTAATATGTAAATGGAATTTGTAGTTTAGCATTTACACGCTAAGGCTATATCGTGTCAAGTATTGTTTTCgtgcaaataaaagaaaagaaaagaaaaaaatagttgcgTGAAAAAAAAGCCATTATATATTCCTTACATTCGTTGATCAGTATTCATTTCTTAGAATAAAGTTTGTACATGAAACAGAAAATTAGTCAATATGTTATAACATTATACAGAAAATATGCAATAAGATTGATAAATGTTCAATTGTACTGAAAGGTTCTTACAGGAGCTTAAATAGATTTAAGAATTGATAAACTATATCATTCAGAGACTACTTCGAAAGCATTAACTGATCaagtactgtattttttttttttttttttttcactgtagaGGTCCTGGGTTGACTCGAGGAACTACAAGGAAGTTTGTGCTGTTGTTTTAGAATAtgatgtttctctttctttgtatctctctctctctctctctctctctctctctctctctctctctctct includes:
- the LOC125026560 gene encoding uncharacterized protein LOC125026560 is translated as MSLWLRSVPRLRAPFLPASAPRLALGDRRVLREEPNQRICLLRRTLSSGDVKWLWPIDRESLSFHLVHKHGTRMGLYLMTLNSVNLLKTEDVERALFHLQRKNPALRVDLRLRGNVWWFCEQDGNTHKVDFKRLNEGTSSTEEIQRMCEKGFPDGATWKFRMIPRGKEAPRDMPEVKDFPYQYNIIMTSHHAVSDGLSASLMAKQMVELLNDVILGRHINDEATSQFVQREELWEIESRIIKKLEDDPQRHDYVKQTMPLSTPLLLQAFPRPSVDEVTTRHLSRIIDGDVTQKFEKQCKSHGVTIHSAFSAVINTAIVSLMQKSGISQQSYQIAGNHIVSMLRYLKRTPRDAMGGYAVLRSHISRLTNDQANHFWEYAQELNGDLREGLTSELPLEQKMARLGAQPDLGRSGPRSHPRLCTTTGSPTSVASRCPNDV